Proteins from one Drosophila gunungcola strain Sukarami chromosome 3R, Dgunungcola_SK_2, whole genome shotgun sequence genomic window:
- the LOC128251700 gene encoding LOW QUALITY PROTEIN: uncharacterized protein LOC128251700 (The sequence of the model RefSeq protein was modified relative to this genomic sequence to represent the inferred CDS: inserted 2 bases in 1 codon; deleted 2 bases in 1 codon), whose translation MSKQVGCFAGVCVCANATNLPPPTTSTNCLHYGKRKTQCRCFITLISKQPFFRSPQPPVAIXAKFPRLPGDCVIVLIMQTMSTCPFLAGRH comes from the exons ATGAGTAAGCAGGTAGGGTGCTTTgcaggtgtgtgtgtgtgtgccaacGCAACGAACCTTCCACCT CCTACAACTTCAACTAATTGCCTCCACTacggaaaacggaaaacacAATGCCGGTGCTTTATCACGCTTATCAGCAAACAAC CGTTCTTTCGAAGTCCTCAACCACCTGTAGCAAT GGCTAAATTTCCCCGACTTCCCGGCGATTGCGTAATTGTTTTGATAATGCAAACAATGAGCACTTGTCCATTTTTAGCCGGGCGACATTGA